The Engystomops pustulosus chromosome 3, aEngPut4.maternal, whole genome shotgun sequence region CTATCCatgcagtatctaccgctgcataatTACTTCTATATGTActaaatggtacaaggggcttattcgcaactacatCTCTGCcttgcgcattggcaggggtgttgcagatgtgcaccattatatctatattgtactgcacatgtccagcataatatgtatataacatatagtgtgatgtatacatgcagcatctgtgatgtgtatatggtgtctgtatacactgtatgtgagtatgttgcatatggcactgtatgtgtgtgtatatgctgtgtgtgcatgagtgtatttatatttgtgagtatactaatatgtatattttttaggaggaaaaggggggccccatgcagtagtctgttagggggccctgtctctcctagttacgccactacgTGTGTAATTTCTTATTGTGCGTCTCTTCCCGCAGGTCGGCGTTCAATGACCACTGGCCGCACAGCGCTCTGGTCCCGGTCGGGGTTGGCAGCGCTGTGCTCTGCTGGTTATTATGTGGACGCAGGAAGAAAACCATAGAGATGGGGGATGGGTGGTGGGGGTCCGGGGAGAGACCCCAGAAGAACGAGGACGCCAGAGTCAGACCCTTCCACATTGAGGCATCGGAGGAGGATATTAAGGTACCGGGGTCAGGGGTCACGGTCTTCTGTAACACCGACACATCGGCGATCACTTCTTAcacctgagggtttgttacaattgtatccagagTAAATAATTTTCTGGACTccggactgatacattgtaacaagctcagggggggggggggaggattctCTGAGGTGTCCAGCTCATGGATTGGCTGTCCATGTGAtaatgtaacaaaccctcagctgtgagaaggggATTATTACACTGCATTGTTACTCCAGCTTGGAGTAACTTGGATCTCCACCAGCGTCTGGATCGGACCCGCTACGTCAACCCCCTGGAGGAGGCGCAGTTCCATTATGGATTTCCAGGGACAGAACTCCAGAAGATTGTCTCCTACTGGAGGGGCGAGTACGACTGGGGGAAGCAGGTGGAGACCCTCAACAGATACCCCCACTACAAGACCACCATCGAAGGTGACTCCTCTGGGGCGGGGCAAATGATTTATATATATGACCCCCCCATACGATGCTCTGCAGCTGTACAGGTGACAGGTCAGTGATTCTtggaccttctcctctggttcctGTAGGTCTGGACGTCCATTTTGTCCACGTGAAGCCGCCACATCTTCCCCCCGGACAGAAGGCCGTCCCCCTCCTCCTGGTTCATGGCTGGCCCGGATCCTTCTATGAGTTCTACCGTATAATCCCACTGCTGACAGAGCCCGGGAAGCACGGACTGGACCCGAAGGTCACATTTGAGGTCATCTGCCCCTCTATCCCAGGATATGGCTTCTCCGAAGCTCCTCACAAGCAAGGTAAGTGGGGGAGGGGCTATGTAGGTGGGGGAGGGGCCAAGTAAATGAAAGGGGGCAAGGTAAGTGGGGGAGGGGCAAGCTGAGCAGGGGAAGGGTCATGGGGGTGGGAGTCTCAGAAGGCGGAGTCACACCCAGGTAATTGTGCCAGGGATGATGAATTTAGATAAAGGAAGTGACTGATAGGACCCGTGACCTCTGACCTGACAGAAGAGAGGACCCAATTCTTTTACGTGATATTGATGTTGTCCTCAGGGTTTGACGCCGTCGCCGCTGCCCGTATCTTCTACAAGCTGATGCTGCGCCTGGGATTCAGCCAGTTCTACCTGCAGGGAGGAGACTGGGGAAGCCTCATCACCACAACCTTGTCCCAGATGAGACCGGAGTAAGTCCTAACCTCTCACCCCTTGCATGTTCAGTGTCTGCTAATTCATGTGCTGCTGTGGTGCATTGTGGGAGTCGTAGAGCTTCCCTTTCCATATAGACTGTATCAGTTATCACCTGTCGGGTCCTCCGGCACTGGTCATGCTCCTCACGTCTTGTTCTGCCTCCTCTTCTCAGAGCGGTGAAGGGTCTGCACCTCAATTTGCTGCTGATGAGTAACAGAGGACTTCGGATGCTCCTCTGTATTCTCCTGGGCCGTCACTTGCCCTGGCTCGTCGGCCTCACAAGAGAAGACGTCAAACGTTTCTTCCCGTACTTTGAGAAGTCGGTGTACGCCGTCCTGCGGGAGTCCGGGTATCTCCATATCCAAGCTACAAAACCGGACACTGTAGGTAAAGATTCTAGTAGACGGGAGGGGTCAAAAGAGTCTCCAGGCTCAACATCAGTAACATGTGTCCTACTTgtccagctgagggtttgttacccaGTTTAGGTTAGGAAATTTTGTGATGGTAACAAGTCTTCAGCTGTGTGAGGAGGATTGGGTCCATAGTAGAATCACCACGACAAGTATATTTCCCACAATAATTGACGTGTCCTGTTCCATCTGACATCTagctgatgggagttgtagttatgcATCAACAGCTGGTCTCCCACCACATATGACCATGTGATGTTCTCCTCCTCGTCCCTCACAGGCGCGGCTCTGAATGACTCCCCGGCCGGACTCGCTGCCTACATTTTGGAGAAGTTCTCTACATGGACAGATCCGGAATTCCGAAAACTAGAGGACGGAGGCCTGCAGAGGTCAGAACTAAGAGATACACATAAAATTCATGTAGATTAGGTGGGAGAGGGCCATAGAGGTGAATGTGACTCAAGCAGCCTTCCACCAAGTCTCCACTGGGAAACAGAACATAAACCAGACTAACCCCGACTACTCGTCATGTTTCTATCGTAGGAAATTCTCCATGGATGATCTTCTCACGAATGTGATGATTTACTGGGTAACCGGATCCATCGCATCTTCAATGAGGTTCTACAAGGAAAATTTCACTCGAGACTTTGAAACGTCTCCAGCAGCGAGGTAAATGCAGGATGGACCCGGCTGGTAGAGACCCGGGTCGTGTCTCGTGGGCTGAAGAGTCAGAGCCAAAGGTGTAAACTTGGTAGCAGAATATAGAGCATCACACTCCATACCACCAAATACATGAAGGTGTATGACTATTAGAAGCGGATTATTacataggtggtttgggcggccGCCTGGGGCCCAGTGCTTCTAGAGGGCCCTTGACCACCTGCACCAGTCGCCAGGTTTGATGCTGCCCTGTAGAGCTTGATTTTAGGACCATATGAAGGAAATTCACTAAAAAATTAGACTTGTTGTTGCCCAAAATGTTGATACCGCCCAGGGCTCACGGCTTATCCGTCCCTGATAACTTTACGTCTGTGTGTAAGTGTCCAAGTCTACATTATTCATTGTCTCCTCTGTGTGCAGGACCCCCGTGTATGTCCCCACTGGCATCGCTGCCTTCCCCTCGGAGCTCCTTCATGTTCCCCAGGTATTGGCCAAAGAGAAGTACAAGAACATTGTCACTTACACCTTCATGCCGCGGGGAGGACTTTTTGCCGCCTTGGAGGAGCCGGAGATTCTCGCCCGCAACATCCAGAACTTTGTGtccaaagtggaaaaaaaataaagcttcccCTCATTGTCTATTTTTACTCCATTCACTTTCAGAAGTAAAATCTGTGACACCAAGTGATGTGAAATGTTGAATTATTTCCTAAAATAAAAGGGGCGACCTAAAGCCTTGGGCCCCGATGTACGAGATGTCTTCCTAGACGGCAGATATGTTCTTCTTTACAAAAGCTGTGACCTGGGACCATCCGATCTCCGACTCCCTGAGACGTCTCTGTCCCTCCACTATCTCCGACATGGTCTTCATGTCAGCAGGGTTGTCTTTCACCTCTGCCTCCTCACGTGTCCCTTATTCCTCTCCGGTCCTCGGTCTCTCCTCCCTCTTGAGGAAGAGAGACAAAAGCAACAACggaggaggacggcgcctcgcgtaataacgtaGAGACAAGTGTAACGATACAGGTGAGAAAAGTTGGTTGCTCACCTGGTGACCACTTGGGTACAAGCGGTAATAATAACCAATGTAGGGGAGGATCCTTGGTGGTGCGGAGATTTAAAACTTAGGTTACTGCAGCAACTTTCGGGCGCTCCGAAACCGGTAGCCAAAGGTACCGTAAAGtaaatgtaacaaaatagaaaaagTTGGAGGGGGCCGGGaaagtgcgcttgtaaccaaacaGAAAACTCCAAGTATAGTAGTTAACACGATTTATTTGGTAGTAGTGATATCCAGaggcaacgcgtttcggggagaccccttcgtcaggCCAAAACTAGCAAAACAgataattataaataaaatagataaaatacaCTAAAAACATATATAGGGAATGTGGGTACAAATAGATCATAAAAAACAATTCATACTTCGTGTAATACAAAACGTATATCACAagattgtataattgtatacatgaAGGGATAAAACAGTTTTAATACAAAGGATGATTGTGAGAGGAATACACAGTAGTAAAAGATatataatataaacatatataatatacacatataaatgtaTAATGGTAGAGACCAAGGAGAAGAAAATTGGTAGTAAGAATGCATAAACAAGGGGGGGAGACTAAGGCATAATTAACTAAGTGATTACAATCTGAGTAGAATAATGGGCTGCACTGGGGAGCCAATGAAGCAGATGAGAAAGGAGTGATGACATAATATATAAAGAGTAGGGGACGGAGTGGAATTAAGTTGCATAATAAattgataaataaatacataaggaAGTGGGTAAATTGAATTGAATTAAATTGATGAGGTGAACGAGCGGCAAAATAAAAGAAAGGATGGCTGGAAGGCATGAGAGGTACAGTGTTGCAACAGATAATTGTAACAAGATCTATAATTGTAACAAAATAATTGTAACAGTGAAAATAGGAGATAATTACGGACTTACATGGAGATGTTGGAATGACACTTAAACTAAATGGGGAAACAGAGGACAAGAGAAAAATACATAGATGAGAGTAtgaacattaaccctagatgatagTAATGATGGAGAGAAGGATGAAGCCGATAATACTTACAGCAGTAGCGCTGAGAGAGAGCTCAGGCGGTCAGCTGCTAAACAGGCGCGCACGGAGTGAGCCTGTTATAAGGTTGGGACCGCCGGCGCCTGCGTGTAGAGCGGTGGGGGCTGGCGCATGCGCACCGGCGTCTGGATGTGAAGCGGTGCCAGTAGAAAGTGGCGCACGCGCACTAGGATAAATATTCCGGCGCATCTATACAGAAGTGATAGGAGCATCGGCACTGCGCGTGTAGGTAAATGGCAGGCCGAAACAATAAAAGGATGTATCTGTATGTTCCAATAGTAGATGAAAGATGGGGTATATAGGTAAGAACAGGGGTACATAAAAGGATATATAAGTAAAAAGAATACATTGGTAAATgattaataaatgaataaaggAATACATAAAAGGACAACAGGGGTGCATATAATTACATTACATGATGATTTAAACAGAGTCCTTTAGAAAATATACTCACATgagatacaaataaataaaataggataaaatattatagtattataagaaTGAAGAGCAGTCATGATCGACCAATGACGATcacatataacaataataattggaTATTatgtacacacattatacatagcaTTATGAAATGTTGTGCGTTAATGTAAAGTGAGGCCATATATTG contains the following coding sequences:
- the LOC140120823 gene encoding epoxide hydrolase 1-like, which codes for MWRPVLETCRSAFNDHWPHSALVPVGVGSAVLCWLLCGRRKKTIEMGDGWWGSGERPQKNEDARVRPFHIEASEEDIKDLHQRLDRTRYVNPLEEAQFHYGFPGTELQKIVSYWRGEYDWGKQVETLNRYPHYKTTIEGLDVHFVHVKPPHLPPGQKAVPLLLVHGWPGSFYEFYRIIPLLTEPGKHGLDPKVTFEVICPSIPGYGFSEAPHKQGFDAVAAARIFYKLMLRLGFSQFYLQGGDWGSLITTTLSQMRPEAVKGLHLNLLLMSNRGLRMLLCILLGRHLPWLVGLTREDVKRFFPYFEKSVYAVLRESGYLHIQATKPDTVGAALNDSPAGLAAYILEKFSTWTDPEFRKLEDGGLQRKFSMDDLLTNVMIYWVTGSIASSMRFYKENFTRDFETSPAARTPVYVPTGIAAFPSELLHVPQVLAKEKYKNIVTYTFMPRGGLFAALEEPEILARNIQNFVSKVEKK